In a single window of the Bacteroidales bacterium genome:
- a CDS encoding peptidoglycan DD-metalloendopeptidase family protein has protein sequence MRFLVLLIFVLVVIVTNAQLVQQKVDSLDFDIIDTTYVQGVPNISDFRWDTLYLRTSRHPHFMINDTEKICLRTPQFPKFKMPVPGNPISEFGWRGRRIHTGIDIKLNRGDSVYCAFDGIVRVSRYFSGYGNIVVVRHYNGIETVYAHLSKRLVGVNDTVQCGQVLGLGGRTGRATCDHLHFETRYKEQPFNPRLLIDFNAKKLNSDTLLLTEQSFKFSKKNSSKKNHAKQIAQHNKKGQAKVHVIQKGDTLFSLARRYHTTVDQICQINGIDRNDILHLGQKIMIP, from the coding sequence ATGAGGTTTTTAGTACTTTTAATTTTTGTATTGGTGGTAATTGTAACAAATGCTCAGTTAGTTCAACAAAAAGTTGATTCCCTCGATTTTGATATTATCGATACAACTTATGTTCAGGGTGTACCTAATATTTCTGATTTTCGTTGGGATACGCTTTATTTAAGAACTTCAAGACATCCTCATTTTATGATTAACGATACAGAAAAAATTTGCCTTCGAACCCCTCAATTTCCAAAATTCAAAATGCCGGTACCAGGAAATCCTATATCAGAATTTGGTTGGCGAGGACGTCGCATACATACAGGTATTGACATTAAATTAAACAGAGGAGATTCGGTTTATTGTGCATTTGATGGTATTGTCCGAGTAAGTCGTTATTTTAGTGGTTACGGTAATATTGTTGTAGTTAGACATTACAATGGTATAGAAACCGTTTATGCACATTTATCAAAGCGTTTGGTTGGAGTTAACGATACGGTTCAATGTGGTCAAGTATTAGGATTAGGTGGACGAACCGGAAGAGCTACTTGCGACCATTTGCATTTTGAAACACGTTATAAAGAGCAGCCTTTTAATCCTCGTTTGCTCATTGATTTTAATGCTAAAAAATTAAATTCAGATACGCTATTATTAACAGAACAAAGTTTTAAATTTAGTAAGAAAAATAGTTCTAAGAAAAATCATGCTAAACAAATAGCTCAACATAATAAAAAAGGGCAAGCAAAAGTTCATGTTATTCAAAAGGGTGATACATTATTTAGCTTAGCCAGACGATATCATACTACAGTAGATCAAATTTGTCAAATAAATGGTATTGATCGAAATGATATTTTACATTTGGGACAAAAAATTATGATTCCTTAG
- a CDS encoding flavin reductase, translating to MKDINPLVISLRIFDEIGQNGFLLTSGILEHHNSMTVGWASLGYLWRKPMAFVYVRPQRYTYEFMEKYNFFSINFFNPNYSDILHLFGTKSGREIDKMHPQKITPVDFEHKAVYYNEAKYVFICRKVYYEDLKPENFVDKLFLKNYPLHDFHRIYYGEIEKALVSL from the coding sequence ATGAAAGACATAAATCCATTAGTCATATCCCTACGTATTTTTGACGAAATAGGTCAAAATGGTTTTTTGCTAACTTCTGGTATTTTAGAACATCATAATAGTATGACCGTAGGATGGGCTAGCTTAGGATATTTATGGCGAAAACCAATGGCGTTTGTTTATGTTCGTCCGCAACGGTACACCTATGAGTTTATGGAAAAATATAATTTTTTTTCTATAAATTTTTTCAACCCGAATTATAGCGATATACTCCATTTATTCGGAACAAAATCTGGACGTGAAATCGATAAAATGCATCCACAAAAAATAACTCCTGTTGATTTTGAACATAAAGCAGTTTATTACAACGAAGCAAAATATGTTTTTATTTGTAGAAAAGTTTATTATGAAGATTTGAAACCCGAAAATTTTGTTGATAAATTGTTTTTGAAAAATTATCCTTTACATGACTTTCATCGTATATATTATGGGGAAATTGAAAAAGCTTTAGTATCTTTATAA
- a CDS encoding nucleoside hydrolase, translated as MKILLYILLLIPIATFSQQTKNKVIIDSDAGTDDYRSLLLFSQIKNYEIKAITLSDGTLFPDKGAVRVTQLIHCLNNKNIFVGVGRKTMYTKPVWRLFAEKVPWGDCSIKDSIKEFPNATQIINKILDESSQKSITFICLGSLSNLYETLMINPKAVDKIKEVIWYNSTNIKQGTNYTFEPKAADYILSLPIKIKIIHAINEKHVNYDTAFINKIKSIKNKQAQLIAQQLEFLRIKNNLSHLQCWDELCAIYMANPKIYTFKEKTENPFVQVLYDYDTTQVRTTYLQILKGTCKLASGVVFSEFPTDSFYLQNDVFEVKEKLIEKYGYDEFKAAILTSEIHNHLGIYSIIGVKMGIKAMELLNASNSEIKIKSFAGNTPPLSCLNDGLMVSTGSTPAYNLLKIDTTQLFPSAIFCFKNQCIKITLKKEIYEHITKYLNDAVLKYSLSSDAYWNYVRKKAIEEWLNLNRNNIFDIEKTNSN; from the coding sequence ATGAAAATTCTACTTTATATATTATTGCTTATACCCATTGCAACATTTAGTCAACAAACTAAAAATAAAGTCATTATTGATAGTGATGCAGGCACCGACGATTATAGATCGCTTTTATTATTTAGTCAGATAAAAAATTATGAAATAAAAGCCATTACACTCAGCGATGGAACTCTTTTCCCTGATAAAGGAGCTGTTAGAGTTACACAACTTATACATTGTTTAAATAATAAAAATATTTTCGTGGGTGTTGGCAGAAAAACCATGTACACCAAACCCGTATGGAGATTATTTGCAGAAAAAGTTCCATGGGGCGATTGCTCTATAAAAGATAGCATCAAAGAATTTCCTAACGCTACTCAAATTATCAATAAAATTTTAGACGAATCGTCTCAAAAATCGATCACATTTATTTGCTTAGGATCGCTTAGTAATCTGTATGAAACACTCATGATTAATCCAAAAGCTGTCGACAAAATAAAGGAAGTTATTTGGTATAACTCAACCAATATAAAACAAGGTACCAATTATACTTTTGAGCCCAAAGCAGCCGATTATATTCTTTCTCTACCAATTAAAATAAAAATAATCCATGCCATAAACGAAAAGCACGTAAACTATGATACAGCTTTCATCAATAAAATAAAATCGATAAAAAATAAACAAGCTCAATTAATAGCCCAACAACTTGAATTTCTGCGTATAAAAAACAATTTGTCGCACTTACAATGTTGGGACGAGTTATGCGCTATTTATATGGCAAACCCCAAAATATATACATTTAAAGAAAAAACAGAAAATCCCTTTGTGCAAGTTTTATACGACTACGATACAACTCAAGTGCGAACCACTTATCTACAAATTTTGAAAGGCACTTGTAAACTAGCAAGTGGTGTAGTTTTTTCAGAATTCCCTACCGACAGCTTTTATCTGCAAAACGATGTGTTCGAAGTAAAAGAAAAGCTAATTGAAAAATATGGCTACGACGAATTTAAAGCAGCAATCTTAACATCCGAAATTCATAACCACTTGGGAATTTACTCCATTATAGGTGTAAAAATGGGCATTAAAGCGATGGAACTACTTAACGCATCAAATTCTGAAATTAAAATAAAATCATTTGCAGGAAATACTCCTCCGCTCTCTTGTCTTAACGATGGCTTAATGGTCTCAACCGGAAGTACTCCCGCATATAATCTTCTAAAGATTGATACCACACAGCTCTTCCCATCGGCTATTTTTTGTTTTAAAAACCAATGTATTAAAATTACCCTTAAAAAAGAAATATACGAACATATAACAAAGTACCTCAATGATGCTGTTTTAAAATATTCTTTAAGCTCTGATGCTTATTGGAACTATGTCCGCAAAAAAGCTATCGAAGAATGGCTTAATTTAAATAGAAATAACATTTTCGATATTGAAAAAACAAATTCAAACTAA
- a CDS encoding PorP/SprF family type IX secretion system membrane protein, translating to MKLTLTTILVFSLYFVNAQDIHFSQYFYSPLNLNPSNTGHFDGDWRFVNNYRNQWKALSIPYRTIGVSYEHQLYIYSEQFSYGFNVIHDQSGPAGLTINKLFASLAYHKKINTNNFHFGIQGGMVFKNFNLSELTFPSQFDMTLGYFNNQLNNNETNLTSHINYPDINLGTLWQKRFQHFETELGISAFHLIMPKESFNDNNNHLPIRYIIHTGLMFPIHSFYFKPQAFEMRQHKATDIILGSEIGFNLTKFPMGMKRIFAGIFIRNDFNTAFDASIFMLGLQIKQLQITFSYDINTSPLSVATNKKGAFEFSLIYASKSTIPKKITLPCDRM from the coding sequence ATGAAACTTACCTTAACTACAATATTAGTTTTTTCTCTGTATTTTGTAAATGCTCAAGATATTCATTTTTCGCAATATTTCTATTCACCCTTAAACCTAAATCCTTCTAATACTGGCCATTTTGATGGAGATTGGCGTTTTGTAAATAATTATCGTAACCAGTGGAAAGCTCTTTCTATTCCTTACCGAACCATTGGCGTTAGTTACGAACATCAACTATATATTTATTCTGAACAATTTAGCTATGGTTTCAATGTAATTCATGATCAATCAGGACCAGCAGGTTTAACCATAAATAAATTGTTTGCATCATTGGCTTATCATAAAAAAATAAATACCAATAATTTCCATTTTGGTATACAAGGGGGTATGGTTTTCAAAAATTTTAACCTCAGTGAACTTACTTTTCCGTCTCAATTTGATATGACTTTGGGATATTTTAATAATCAATTAAATAACAATGAAACAAATCTTACTTCGCATATAAATTATCCCGACATTAATTTAGGAACTCTCTGGCAAAAAAGATTTCAACATTTTGAAACCGAATTAGGCATCTCAGCTTTTCATTTAATTATGCCCAAAGAAAGTTTCAACGATAATAACAATCATTTACCTATACGCTATATTATACATACGGGTTTAATGTTTCCCATTCATTCATTTTATTTTAAACCTCAAGCATTTGAGATGCGTCAACATAAAGCTACCGATATTATTTTAGGAAGTGAAATAGGCTTTAATTTAACTAAGTTCCCTATGGGAATGAAACGCATTTTTGCAGGCATCTTTATTCGAAACGATTTCAATACAGCTTTTGATGCCTCCATTTTTATGCTTGGACTTCAGATTAAACAACTTCAAATAACTTTTAGTTATGATATTAATACAAGCCCTTTGTCTGTTGCTACCAATAAAAAAGGAGCGTTCGAATTTTCGTTAATTTATGCTTCAAAAAGCACCATTCCTAAAAAAATCACCTTACCATGCGATCGTATGTAA
- a CDS encoding OmpA family protein yields the protein MTPFYDIESHTLYFSSDGWPSIGGLDIFKAQGELTQFSNPENIGFPINSSVDDIYCVTSKNREGGFFVSNRKGTVALLNETCCDDIWEYRWTNFIQVAITGKIYAIKDSTIYQQLEKQIVDKNFIEELDSTTEKVNPLPDKKVDLYLQQGNERIYIKSISTNENGEFFFNLEPQKEYKILIDNYGFFNKEISVSTMNITHSDTLHADAIYINVIPLEPVVIKNIYYEFSKWNLTDSSKAVIDRTLYKLLVDNPRIVVEISSHTDSISSDEYNLKLSQKRAESVVKYLISKGIDKDRLVAKGYGESKPIAPNTNPDGTDNPEGRQKNRRTEFRIIGSIDQYSKIIYEE from the coding sequence ATGACTCCATTTTATGATATTGAAAGCCATACACTTTATTTTAGTTCCGACGGATGGCCAAGTATAGGTGGATTAGATATTTTTAAAGCACAAGGAGAACTAACTCAATTTAGTAATCCTGAAAATATAGGTTTCCCAATAAATTCATCGGTTGACGATATTTATTGTGTGACCTCAAAAAATCGCGAAGGTGGCTTTTTTGTTTCAAATCGTAAAGGAACGGTTGCTTTACTAAACGAAACTTGTTGCGATGATATATGGGAATATCGTTGGACAAATTTTATTCAAGTTGCTATTACAGGTAAAATATATGCCATCAAAGACAGCACAATTTATCAACAGCTCGAAAAACAAATTGTTGATAAAAATTTTATTGAAGAATTAGACTCAACCACCGAAAAGGTAAATCCTCTACCCGATAAAAAAGTGGATCTGTACTTACAACAAGGTAACGAACGTATTTATATTAAGAGTATCTCAACTAATGAGAATGGTGAATTTTTCTTCAATCTAGAACCTCAAAAAGAATACAAAATACTAATAGATAATTATGGTTTCTTCAATAAAGAGATATCGGTAAGCACTATGAATATTACTCATTCAGACACCTTACATGCCGATGCCATATATATAAATGTCATACCTCTTGAACCCGTTGTTATTAAAAATATATACTACGAATTTTCAAAGTGGAACCTAACCGATTCATCAAAAGCTGTTATAGATCGTACATTATATAAATTATTAGTGGATAATCCACGTATTGTTGTAGAAATCTCATCGCATACCGATAGCATTAGCAGCGACGAATACAATTTAAAGCTTTCGCAAAAAAGAGCCGAAAGTGTTGTAAAATATTTAATTAGTAAAGGTATAGACAAAGATCGATTGGTAGCAAAAGGCTATGGCGAAAGCAAACCTATTGCTCCTAATACCAACCCCGATGGCACCGATAACCCCGAAGGACGTCAGAAAAACCGACGTACCGAGTTTAGAATTATTGGCTCTATTGACCAGTACTCGAAAATTATTTATGAGGAATAA
- the lipA gene encoding lipoyl synthase, with amino-acid sequence MKKQIDPNKPKIKLPSGGKYIETKEIVERFGLHTICQSGNCPNLAECWQAGTATFMILGEICTRSCKFCSVLTGKPLPPDADEPLRVAESIRQMKLKHCVITSVDRDDLPDGGAEHWAKTIYQVKLLNPFITIEVLIPDFMGRHECLDKVIETKPNIISHNLETVERLTPSVRSVAKYRRSLDVLKYIVEKGITAKSGIMVGLGETWSEIEQTMNDLLNVGCKIITIGQYLQPTKENLPVLKFYSNEEFKQIEAIAKSKGFEYVESGPLVRSSYHAEKHI; translated from the coding sequence ATGAAGAAACAGATTGATCCTAATAAACCTAAAATAAAACTTCCATCAGGAGGAAAATATATTGAGACCAAAGAAATAGTTGAACGTTTTGGTTTACATACTATATGCCAGAGTGGTAATTGCCCTAATTTAGCAGAATGTTGGCAGGCTGGAACGGCTACTTTTATGATTTTAGGCGAAATATGCACTCGCTCGTGTAAGTTTTGTTCTGTATTAACAGGTAAACCATTGCCACCAGATGCCGATGAACCTTTGCGAGTAGCTGAGTCAATCAGACAGATGAAGCTCAAACATTGTGTAATTACCAGCGTCGATAGAGATGATTTGCCCGATGGAGGTGCCGAACATTGGGCTAAAACTATTTATCAAGTTAAATTATTAAATCCTTTTATCACTATTGAAGTGTTAATTCCCGATTTTATGGGAAGACACGAATGTTTAGATAAAGTAATAGAAACAAAACCGAATATTATTTCGCATAATTTAGAAACGGTGGAGCGTCTTACACCATCGGTACGTAGTGTTGCAAAATATCGTCGTAGCCTTGATGTATTAAAATATATTGTCGAAAAAGGAATAACAGCTAAAAGTGGAATAATGGTGGGCTTAGGAGAGACATGGTCAGAGATAGAACAAACGATGAACGATCTTTTAAATGTTGGTTGTAAAATCATAACAATTGGCCAATATCTTCAACCTACGAAAGAGAATTTACCAGTTTTAAAATTTTATTCCAACGAGGAATTTAAGCAAATAGAAGCAATTGCAAAATCGAAAGGTTTTGAATATGTTGAATCTGGTCCCTTAGTGCGTTCTTCGTACCATGCAGAAAAACACATATAA
- a CDS encoding redoxin domain-containing protein, whose translation MKRIVALTFLMILFASLSFSQGYKIKVKVKGLNEKDTLLLGHHFADKLYADDTAFVDKSGWGTFIGKKKLDGGLYVVIIPSLKRRYFEFIMDDQQQFTLETDTVDFVKNMKSSGSAENKLFFDWQKTMADLEKEMTPLQNKIKAFTNKNKDSLEYYRKKAIEVDNKRKEYWENIIKNNPNSFLSKILKVLTPVEIPEFKFPENTAKKDSLIRLYQYVYNKDHYWDNVDFSDDRLLRTQFIEQKLNDFFKNIVIMNPDSLTKEAFKVCDLAKKNKYFFQYVVVFTTNYFETSQIMGMDRIFVNLAERYYLKNECWWADSTILRKIGERVTKLKPNLIGETAPDLKMEDTAGVWHQLKYIKADYIILAFWEPNCGHCKKEIPKLYEYYKTVRDSSIEVFAVYTQHEVDEWKKFIREHNLDWINVWDKYNFTNFRNLYDIYSTPTIYILDKNKKIIAKRIGVEQIEKFIQFDRKNRKDK comes from the coding sequence ATGAAAAGAATTGTTGCATTAACTTTTTTAATGATTTTATTTGCTAGCTTATCTTTTTCGCAAGGTTATAAAATTAAAGTTAAAGTTAAAGGACTAAATGAAAAAGACACTTTATTACTAGGACATCACTTTGCTGATAAGCTCTATGCCGATGATACCGCTTTTGTTGATAAAAGCGGATGGGGAACTTTTATTGGTAAAAAGAAACTCGACGGCGGTTTATATGTTGTTATTATTCCCAGTTTAAAACGAAGATATTTCGAATTTATAATGGACGACCAACAACAATTCACATTAGAAACAGATACCGTTGATTTTGTCAAAAACATGAAATCAAGCGGATCTGCCGAAAACAAATTATTCTTTGATTGGCAAAAAACAATGGCCGACTTAGAAAAAGAAATGACTCCCTTGCAAAATAAAATTAAAGCATTTACAAATAAAAACAAAGACTCATTAGAATACTATCGCAAAAAAGCTATCGAAGTAGATAATAAACGTAAAGAATACTGGGAAAATATCATTAAAAATAATCCCAATTCATTCCTTTCTAAAATATTAAAAGTATTAACACCAGTTGAAATTCCAGAATTCAAATTCCCCGAAAATACAGCCAAAAAAGATTCATTAATACGCCTTTATCAATATGTTTATAATAAAGATCATTACTGGGATAATGTCGATTTTTCAGACGACCGCTTACTAAGAACACAATTTATTGAACAAAAACTCAACGATTTCTTTAAAAATATTGTCATAATGAACCCCGATTCTCTCACCAAAGAAGCATTTAAAGTGTGTGATCTAGCTAAAAAGAATAAATATTTCTTTCAATATGTCGTAGTCTTTACTACCAATTACTTTGAAACATCACAAATAATGGGCATGGATCGAATTTTTGTAAACCTAGCCGAACGTTATTATTTAAAAAACGAATGCTGGTGGGCTGATTCTACTATTTTAAGAAAAATTGGAGAACGTGTAACCAAATTAAAACCCAATTTAATAGGCGAAACAGCACCCGATTTAAAAATGGAAGATACTGCCGGAGTATGGCATCAACTTAAATACATAAAAGCCGATTACATTATATTAGCCTTTTGGGAGCCCAATTGTGGACATTGTAAAAAAGAAATTCCTAAACTATACGAATACTACAAAACTGTTCGCGATAGCAGCATTGAAGTATTTGCTGTTTATACCCAACACGAAGTGGATGAATGGAAAAAATTTATTCGAGAACATAATTTAGACTGGATAAACGTGTGGGATAAATACAACTTTACTAACTTTAGAAATTTATATGATATTTACAGTACACCCACCATATATATTCTCGATAAAAATAAAAAAATAATAGCCAAACGCATTGGTGTAGAGCAAATTGAAAAATTTATTCAGTTCGATCGAAAAAATAGAAAAGATAAATGA
- a CDS encoding redoxin domain-containing protein, which produces MFKNIFLLLACLYILSTNLLAQSKGYEIKVKITPLKNVPIYLGYHFGDNQYVVDTTYLNENSTGIFKKNNNLPEGMYLIVLPNMKYFNILLTKNQQLIITNDTTNLYQNLIIENDEENIFFAQYQKQLYLLKKQINILEPKINQYPDSANIYNTIINDEQNKLVQLKEKWIEKNPNSLLSKIFKALDTKDFNFDATIFFKDVDFTDSRLLFTPAFSKTLDEFFTSLPSLSSLNIDSLYKAIDYIFMQSMKNPSVYEEISKYLISQFDLSGNYPNPDAFWYIADKYFLSGLTPWINEAFKTKLSKYNQRIESICMNHTFPSLYLNDEFEKKYNVLDTKAENTLLVFWNPECEHCIHYLKKLYNLYLNTSRTKLEVVAILTGNNKDLWKKEIKNYNWKNLYDSKLLNDFIEDLFLYNTPQIFLLDKNKKIIAKDITVEELTYWIK; this is translated from the coding sequence ATGTTTAAAAATATATTCCTATTACTAGCATGCCTTTATATTTTAAGCACTAATTTATTAGCTCAATCAAAAGGTTATGAAATAAAAGTAAAAATTACACCTCTTAAGAATGTGCCTATATATTTAGGCTATCATTTTGGCGACAACCAATATGTAGTTGATACAACATACCTTAATGAAAATAGTACAGGTATATTTAAAAAAAACAATAATTTGCCCGAGGGAATGTACCTCATTGTACTACCCAATATGAAATATTTCAATATTTTATTAACAAAAAATCAACAACTTATTATTACTAACGACACCACCAATTTATATCAAAATTTAATAATTGAAAACGACGAAGAAAACATCTTTTTTGCTCAGTATCAAAAACAATTATATTTATTAAAAAAACAAATTAATATATTAGAACCTAAAATTAATCAATATCCCGATTCGGCAAACATATATAACACCATCATAAACGATGAACAAAATAAACTTGTTCAACTTAAAGAAAAATGGATAGAAAAAAATCCCAATTCACTTTTAAGTAAAATATTTAAAGCTCTCGACACAAAAGACTTTAATTTTGATGCTACCATTTTTTTTAAAGATGTAGATTTTACAGATTCGCGTTTATTATTTACTCCTGCTTTTTCAAAAACATTAGACGAATTTTTCACCTCTCTCCCTTCACTTTCTTCTTTAAATATTGATAGCCTCTATAAAGCCATCGACTACATCTTTATGCAAAGTATGAAAAATCCTTCCGTTTACGAAGAAATATCAAAATACCTTATTAGTCAATTTGATTTAAGCGGTAATTACCCCAATCCAGATGCGTTTTGGTACATCGCTGATAAATATTTTTTATCAGGCTTAACTCCTTGGATTAATGAAGCTTTTAAAACAAAACTCTCCAAATACAATCAAAGAATAGAAAGCATATGCATGAACCATACTTTCCCGTCTCTTTATTTAAACGATGAATTCGAAAAAAAATACAATGTATTAGACACCAAAGCTGAAAACACACTTCTTGTTTTTTGGAATCCCGAATGCGAACATTGTATTCATTATTTAAAAAAACTCTATAACTTATACCTTAATACATCACGAACAAAATTAGAAGTTGTAGCTATTCTCACTGGCAACAATAAAGATTTATGGAAAAAAGAAATAAAAAATTACAACTGGAAAAATTTATACGATTCCAAATTACTAAACGATTTTATAGAAGATTTGTTTTTATACAATACCCCTCAAATATTTTTACTCGATAAAAACAAGAAAATTATTGCCAAAGATATAACGGTTGAAGAACTTACCTATTGGATAAAATAA
- a CDS encoding 30S ribosomal protein S6 — protein MQNQYETVFIITPVLSDPQMKETVQKFKNLIKDNGGEIVHEEEWGLKKLAYPIQKKTTGFYALIEFKADPAFINKLETEYRRDERIIRFLTVKLDKYAIEYNQKKREKNTNVSTIKE, from the coding sequence ATGCAAAATCAGTACGAAACCGTTTTCATTATTACTCCCGTTTTATCTGATCCCCAGATGAAGGAAACGGTACAAAAGTTCAAAAATCTTATCAAGGACAATGGAGGGGAAATTGTTCACGAAGAAGAATGGGGCTTAAAAAAATTAGCTTATCCTATTCAAAAGAAAACCACCGGTTTTTATGCTTTAATCGAATTTAAAGCCGATCCAGCTTTCATTAATAAACTGGAAACCGAATACCGACGCGACGAACGTATTATTCGCTTTTTGACGGTTAAACTCGACAAATATGCAATTGAGTATAATCAGAAAAAACGCGAAAAAAACACCAATGTTTCAACTATTAAAGAATAA
- a CDS encoding 30S ribosomal protein S18 has protein sequence MAQTDSEIRFLAPPTIDIKKKKYCRFKKNGIKYIDYKDPNFLKKFLNEQGKILPRRITGTSLKYQRQLSTAVKRARHLALLPFVTDLLK, from the coding sequence ATGGCTCAAACAGATAGCGAAATTAGATTTCTTGCTCCACCAACAATCGATATTAAAAAGAAAAAATATTGTCGTTTCAAAAAAAATGGAATTAAATATATCGATTACAAAGATCCTAACTTCTTAAAAAAATTCTTAAACGAACAAGGTAAAATTTTACCCCGTCGTATTACCGGTACTTCTTTAAAATATCAACGTCAACTTTCTACAGCTGTTAAGCGTGCACGCCACTTAGCCTTATTACCTTTTGTAACCGATTTATTAAAATAA
- a CDS encoding 50S ribosomal protein L9, with the protein MEIILKQDFPGLGHKNDLVKVRDGYARNYLIPKGFAIAATETTKKILAENLKQQAHKEAKLRQEAEANAKKLANIVITVGAKTSSTGKIFGSVNTIQLADALNKQGFAVDRKNITIYDAENIKEVGTYKAKVKLYRDIVTDFTFEVVSE; encoded by the coding sequence ATGGAAATTATATTAAAACAAGATTTTCCCGGATTAGGTCATAAAAATGACTTAGTAAAAGTACGCGACGGATATGCTCGTAATTATTTAATCCCAAAAGGTTTTGCAATAGCTGCAACCGAAACTACTAAAAAAATACTTGCAGAAAATTTAAAGCAACAAGCGCATAAAGAAGCAAAACTTCGCCAAGAAGCAGAAGCTAATGCAAAAAAATTAGCCAATATAGTGATTACAGTTGGTGCTAAAACCAGTTCTACCGGTAAAATATTTGGTTCGGTTAATACTATTCAATTAGCAGATGCACTCAACAAGCAAGGTTTTGCTGTTGACAGAAAAAATATTACCATTTACGATGCCGAAAACATTAAAGAAGTTGGTACATACAAAGCAAAAGTTAAACTTTACCGCGACATCGTTACCGATTTTACATTTGAAGTTGTATCAGAGTAA
- the kdsB gene encoding 3-deoxy-manno-octulosonate cytidylyltransferase — protein sequence MNILAIIPARYASTRFPGKPLIDINGKSMIQRVIEQSLKAFEYVYVATDDQRIYNHVTQLGHKAVLTSEHHKSGTDRCAEALTTITKILNKNFEIVINVQGDEPFISPEQLKLVVKAFEHEPTQIATLIKKIENEQDLFDPNKPKVIVDSKGKAIYFSRSTIPYIRNHKEKDWLQHHTFYKHIGLYAYRTHVLNEITKLQMSTLEKAESLEQLRWIENGYHIQTIVTTYETLSIDTPEDLKNAINLLNG from the coding sequence ATGAACATACTTGCAATTATTCCGGCCCGATATGCTTCTACCCGTTTCCCGGGTAAACCACTTATAGACATCAATGGTAAAAGCATGATTCAGAGAGTTATAGAACAATCTTTAAAAGCCTTTGAATATGTTTATGTTGCCACAGACGACCAACGAATATATAATCATGTTACCCAACTGGGACATAAAGCTGTTTTAACGTCTGAGCATCACAAAAGTGGAACCGATCGTTGTGCAGAAGCATTAACTACTATCACTAAAATTTTAAATAAAAATTTCGAAATAGTTATCAATGTTCAAGGCGACGAACCTTTTATTTCGCCCGAACAACTCAAACTCGTTGTTAAAGCATTTGAGCACGAACCTACACAAATAGCAACACTCATAAAAAAAATAGAAAACGAACAAGATTTATTTGACCCCAACAAACCCAAAGTAATCGTCGATAGTAAAGGTAAGGCTATTTATTTTAGTCGCTCTACTATCCCCTATATTAGAAATCACAAAGAAAAAGATTGGTTACAACACCATACATTTTATAAACATATTGGTTTATATGCATACCGCACTCATGTACTTAACGAAATTACCAAGCTTCAAATGTCTACACTCGAAAAAGCAGAATCACTCGAACAACTCCGATGGATTGAAAATGGCTATCATATTCAAACGATTGTTACAACATACGAAACACTTTCAATCGATACTCCCGAAGATTTGAAAAATGCAATTAACCTATTAAATGGATAG